In one Candidatus Eremiobacterota bacterium genomic region, the following are encoded:
- a CDS encoding type II toxin-antitoxin system RelE/ParE family toxin produces the protein MSSSDRGLIWWASSRKDLQHMPPEVRRTVGYALRVAQEGGCAQDASRMSGDLRDVFEITADDDTGRSTFRVFYTTAVGEAVYVLDAIQKKSKTGIATPRSDLNRIRNRLKSAREHHDTQT, from the coding sequence ATGAGCTCGTCAGACAGGGGCCTCATCTGGTGGGCCTCGTCGCGAAAGGACCTACAACACATGCCGCCCGAGGTTCGGCGAACCGTTGGATACGCGCTTCGCGTGGCGCAGGAAGGCGGCTGCGCGCAGGACGCTTCTCGGATGAGCGGCGACCTTCGGGACGTCTTCGAGATCACCGCTGACGACGACACGGGGCGGAGTACGTTTCGAGTGTTCTATACGACCGCCGTCGGCGAAGCAGTCTACGTCCTCGACGCAATTCAGAAAAAGTCGAAGACGGGAATCGCGACGCCTCGTTCCGATCTGAACCGCATTCGAAACCGCCTCAAGTCCGCTCGGGAGCACCATGACACGCAAACGTAG
- a CDS encoding NAD(P)H-dependent oxidoreductase subunit E, which yields MSTQTDAASGVHPGPTCGPVAGSREADARWSPYRRRPGNAFDDLYARLTPEIARTIGQYEQKRSALIPLAQLFQDHEGFVSADAIAAIAYHVGETLATVESTISFYTLLYRKPVGKYIVQICRNLSCILNGAEDIMAYAREQLGVDHLETTTDGLISYEEVECLAACDRAPCAQVNLEFVYDLTRESVDAMIAAIRAGNYPVKPLAQTVAPGRTWKVEQDTGRKAPGATNVSSPNNAGGIGDPSGIAMFDLIVGRPKYEARSNERLVRETNLRPELSENGHH from the coding sequence GTGAGCACCCAGACCGACGCCGCGAGCGGCGTCCATCCCGGTCCGACCTGTGGCCCCGTCGCCGGTTCCAGGGAAGCCGACGCCCGCTGGTCCCCCTACCGCCGCCGGCCGGGGAATGCGTTCGACGACCTGTACGCTCGCCTGACCCCTGAGATAGCCCGGACGATCGGTCAGTACGAGCAGAAGCGCTCCGCGCTGATCCCGCTCGCTCAGCTCTTCCAAGACCATGAAGGGTTCGTCTCGGCCGACGCCATCGCGGCGATCGCCTACCACGTCGGCGAGACGCTCGCGACCGTCGAGTCGACGATCTCGTTCTACACGCTGCTGTACCGGAAGCCGGTCGGCAAGTACATCGTGCAGATCTGCCGGAATCTTTCGTGCATCCTGAACGGCGCGGAAGACATCATGGCGTACGCGCGCGAGCAGCTGGGCGTCGACCATCTTGAAACTACCACCGACGGCCTGATCTCGTACGAAGAAGTCGAGTGTCTGGCGGCGTGCGACCGCGCGCCGTGCGCGCAGGTGAACCTGGAGTTCGTCTACGATCTGACCCGCGAGTCGGTCGACGCGATGATCGCCGCGATCCGCGCCGGCAACTATCCGGTCAAGCCGCTCGCGCAGACGGTCGCTCCCGGCCGCACGTGGAAGGTCGAGCAGGACACGGGCCGCAAAGCGCCCGGCGCGACAAACGTCAGCAGCCCGAACAACGCCGGCGGGATCGGCGACCCGAGCGGGATCGCGATGTTCGACCTGATCGTCGGCCGGCCGAAGTACGAAGCGCGCTCGAACGAGCGGCTGGTGCGCGAGACGAACCTGCGCCCCGAGCTCTCCGAAAACGGGCATCACTGA
- the nuoF gene encoding NADH-quinone oxidoreductase subunit NuoF, whose protein sequence is MPGLITPVLTKGIGELNLRDLKVYQDQGGYEQLRRAVTQLTPKEVSDICSGSNLRGRGGAGFPTGRKWAFLPPNSKTRYMVCNCDEAEPGTFKDHMLLEETPHQIIEGILIGSYAIGCDHAYIYIRGEFKRGYEIMRDAVQQARDAGFLGENVFGSGKRLELTIHRGAGAYICGEETGLLNSLEGKRGEPRLKPPFPAVKGLYGEPTVVNNVETLAYLPYILKNGAEWFAKAGPERSPGFKVVSISGHVVKPGNYEVAMGTTIRQLIYDCAGGLRPGRTFMGVQPGGGSSACLFEEHLDVPYDFDSVTKAGSMLGSGAMVVFDDTTDFVKASYALIRFFSHESCGQCTPCREGGHWIQRTLERILAGGGVDSDVDVIKSAAHQLTGLNLCALGDSIEPFLASVITRFEDQFRAYVRRNGAAQAASR, encoded by the coding sequence ATGCCCGGCTTGATCACCCCCGTCCTCACCAAGGGGATCGGCGAGCTGAACCTGCGCGACCTCAAGGTCTATCAGGACCAAGGCGGTTACGAGCAGCTCCGCCGCGCCGTCACGCAGCTGACACCGAAAGAAGTCTCCGACATCTGCAGCGGCTCGAACCTGCGCGGCCGTGGCGGAGCGGGGTTTCCGACCGGGCGCAAGTGGGCGTTCTTGCCGCCCAACTCCAAGACGCGCTACATGGTGTGCAACTGCGACGAGGCCGAGCCCGGCACGTTCAAGGACCACATGCTCCTCGAAGAGACGCCGCACCAGATCATCGAAGGCATTCTGATCGGCTCGTACGCGATCGGCTGCGACCACGCGTACATCTACATTCGCGGCGAGTTCAAGCGCGGCTACGAGATCATGCGCGACGCCGTGCAGCAGGCGCGCGACGCCGGCTTCCTCGGCGAGAACGTGTTCGGCAGCGGCAAGCGGCTCGAGCTGACGATCCACCGCGGCGCCGGCGCGTACATCTGCGGCGAAGAGACCGGACTGCTGAACTCGCTTGAAGGAAAGCGTGGCGAGCCGCGGCTCAAGCCGCCGTTCCCCGCGGTGAAGGGACTCTACGGCGAGCCGACCGTCGTCAACAACGTCGAGACGCTCGCGTACCTGCCGTATATTCTGAAGAACGGCGCCGAGTGGTTCGCGAAGGCCGGTCCCGAGCGCTCGCCCGGCTTCAAGGTCGTCTCGATCTCCGGTCACGTCGTGAAGCCGGGCAACTACGAAGTCGCGATGGGGACGACGATCCGCCAGCTGATCTACGACTGCGCCGGCGGGTTGCGCCCGGGACGCACGTTCATGGGCGTGCAGCCCGGCGGCGGCTCGTCGGCGTGCCTGTTCGAAGAGCACCTCGATGTGCCGTACGACTTCGACTCCGTCACCAAGGCCGGCTCGATGCTCGGTTCCGGCGCGATGGTCGTCTTCGACGACACCACGGACTTCGTCAAGGCGTCGTACGCGCTGATCCGGTTCTTCTCGCACGAGTCGTGCGGACAGTGCACGCCGTGCCGTGAAGGCGGCCACTGGATCCAGCGGACGCTGGAGCGCATCCTCGCCGGCGGCGGGGTCGACTCCGACGTCGACGTGATCAAGTCCGCCGCACACCAGCTCACTGGGCTGAACCTGTGCGCGCTGGGCGACTCGATCGAACCGTTCCTGGCTTCGGTGATCACCCGCTTCGAAGACCAGTTCCGCGCCTACGTCCGCCGCAACGGCGCCGCGCAGGCGGCGAGCCGATAA
- a CDS encoding molybdopterin-dependent oxidoreductase has translation MSATVPQTDLVTLSIDGVEVRVPKGTLLVEAAKTIHTDIPVYCYHEKLGPAGLCRICLVEIDGMPKLQIACNTPVAEGMKVATRGPRVDEGRRAILEFFLLNHPLDCPICDKGGECDLQDYAMAWGPGSSRMLEPKTPKPKAVDLGPTIVLDEERCIVCQRCVRFDQIISREDQLRTDDRGAHTIIATATGKPYAGDFTGNVTELCPVGALTSKTYRFKSRPWDNHRTTTTCTQCSVGCQMHVDERGDELLRTMSVTEDDAISDAWLCDRGRYNIGFVGDDRRLTMPLLKQDGAWVQIGWDDAIELWAGELKKAGANAGVLGGGRLLNEEAYLAAHLFRALGIEHVDHRAGAQTVVHHESFANHADLETADTIVTLGRPPSQLAPVLDLRIRKAVSRRGARLISVGDHAANSFVPETRVTTADELRAALGANPGKVAIVWDGVMIPDGPTLTAPLHDHPDALRYVLPEEPNGRGADALGLRPRSGGMNARAMLEAARDGKLGVLTILGVNPVLRFPDRALVEAALRATPFVVVTDLFLTETAEFANLVLPVCSAFEKTGTTTDLAGDVLPVVGLVRAPEGVFADGDALVLLAEALEIELPPVAEIERRVRELVRTPPAFAPDASAPPASPPAGEGELRVIRETTIFTGGGTLAFDARLAALRTQPRAKLHPETARALGLAPGDLVNAGANGAELRDLAVIVDEKVPAGAVALVDGIPAAPLNALGGAHFVRLEKALVNA, from the coding sequence ATGTCGGCCACCGTTCCGCAGACCGATCTCGTCACGCTGAGCATCGACGGCGTCGAGGTGCGCGTCCCGAAGGGCACGCTCCTCGTCGAAGCGGCGAAGACGATCCACACCGACATCCCCGTTTACTGCTATCACGAGAAGCTCGGACCGGCCGGCTTGTGCCGCATCTGCCTGGTCGAGATCGACGGGATGCCGAAGCTGCAGATCGCGTGCAACACGCCGGTCGCCGAAGGGATGAAGGTCGCCACCCGCGGCCCGCGCGTCGACGAGGGACGGCGCGCGATCCTCGAGTTCTTCTTGCTGAACCACCCGCTGGACTGCCCGATCTGCGACAAGGGCGGCGAGTGCGATCTCCAGGACTACGCGATGGCGTGGGGCCCCGGCAGCTCGCGCATGCTCGAGCCGAAAACGCCGAAGCCGAAGGCCGTCGACCTCGGCCCGACGATCGTGCTCGACGAGGAGCGCTGCATCGTCTGCCAGCGCTGCGTGCGCTTCGACCAGATCATCAGCCGCGAGGACCAGCTGCGCACCGACGACCGCGGCGCGCACACGATCATCGCGACCGCGACCGGCAAGCCGTACGCCGGTGACTTCACCGGGAACGTCACCGAGCTATGCCCGGTCGGCGCGCTGACCTCGAAGACGTACCGCTTCAAGTCGCGCCCGTGGGACAATCACCGCACGACGACCACCTGCACGCAGTGCAGCGTCGGCTGTCAGATGCACGTCGACGAGCGCGGCGACGAGCTGCTGCGCACGATGAGCGTCACCGAGGACGACGCGATCTCCGACGCCTGGCTGTGCGACCGCGGCCGCTACAACATCGGCTTCGTGGGCGACGACCGGCGGCTCACGATGCCGCTGCTCAAGCAGGATGGCGCCTGGGTACAGATCGGCTGGGACGACGCGATCGAGCTGTGGGCCGGCGAGCTGAAGAAGGCCGGCGCGAACGCCGGCGTGCTCGGCGGCGGCCGGCTGCTCAACGAAGAGGCGTACCTCGCTGCGCACCTCTTCCGCGCGCTCGGGATCGAGCACGTCGACCACCGCGCCGGCGCGCAGACCGTCGTGCACCACGAGAGCTTCGCCAACCACGCCGACCTCGAGACCGCAGACACGATCGTCACGCTGGGGCGCCCGCCCTCGCAGCTCGCGCCCGTGCTCGACCTGCGCATCCGCAAAGCGGTCTCACGCCGCGGCGCGCGCTTGATCTCGGTCGGCGACCACGCGGCGAACAGCTTCGTCCCCGAGACGCGCGTAACAACGGCCGACGAGCTCCGCGCGGCGCTCGGCGCGAATCCCGGCAAGGTTGCAATCGTTTGGGACGGCGTCATGATACCGGACGGTCCAACGCTGACCGCGCCGCTGCACGACCACCCCGACGCGCTTCGCTACGTCTTGCCCGAAGAGCCGAACGGCCGCGGCGCCGACGCGCTCGGACTCCGCCCGCGCAGCGGCGGGATGAACGCGCGCGCGATGCTGGAAGCGGCGCGCGACGGCAAGCTCGGCGTGCTGACGATCCTGGGCGTGAACCCGGTGCTGCGCTTCCCCGACCGGGCGCTGGTCGAAGCGGCGCTGCGCGCGACACCGTTCGTGGTCGTCACCGATCTCTTCCTCACCGAGACCGCGGAATTCGCGAACCTCGTCCTGCCGGTGTGCAGCGCGTTCGAGAAGACCGGCACGACGACCGACCTCGCCGGCGACGTGCTGCCGGTGGTCGGCTTGGTGCGCGCGCCCGAAGGCGTCTTCGCCGACGGCGACGCGCTCGTGCTGCTCGCGGAAGCGCTCGAGATCGAGCTCCCGCCGGTCGCCGAGATCGAGCGGCGCGTGCGCGAGCTCGTGCGCACGCCGCCGGCGTTCGCGCCCGACGCGAGCGCGCCGCCCGCGTCCCCGCCTGCCGGCGAAGGCGAGCTGCGCGTGATCCGCGAGACGACGATCTTCACCGGCGGCGGAACGCTCGCGTTCGACGCGCGGCTTGCCGCGCTGCGCACGCAGCCGCGCGCGAAGCTCCACCCCGAGACGGCGCGCGCGCTCGGCCTTGCGCCGGGCGATCTGGTGAATGCGGGCGCGAACGGCGCCGAGCTGCGCGATCTCGCCGTCATCGTCGACGAGAAGGTTCCGGCCGGCGCGGTCGCGCTGGTCGACGGGATCCCCGCGGCGCCGCTGAACGCGCTCGGCGGCGCGCACTTCGTTCGGCTCGAAAAGGCGCTGGTGAACGCGTGA
- the nuoH gene encoding NADH-quinone oxidoreductase subunit NuoH, which translates to MSSVPIWLIVLIKAVIVLFVVITTFAYAMLFERKVMGWMQLRPGPNRVGPWGLLQPAADAVKMMFKEDLTPETADPLIYRIAPFISLICAMGVFAIIPFSANPDGTLWSVGNVNAGILFVFALSSIGVYGISLAGWSSGSKFPLLGSVRSTAQMISYELSMSMSVIGVLILAGSTALGDIVNAQLRLWFVIPQIVGFCIYLITAVAETNRAPFDLVEAETELVGGFHTEYSGLRFGLFFIAEYLNMITVSCLATLLFLGGWNSPIPGLPSGGLIGLLWFLIKAALFLFFYIWLRSTLPRFRYDRLMDFGWKVLLPVSTLNLILTAVAVAVWPNHA; encoded by the coding sequence GTGAGCTCCGTCCCGATCTGGCTGATCGTGCTGATCAAAGCCGTCATCGTGCTGTTCGTCGTCATCACGACGTTCGCGTACGCGATGCTGTTCGAGCGCAAGGTGATGGGCTGGATGCAGCTCCGCCCCGGCCCCAACCGCGTCGGGCCGTGGGGGCTGCTGCAGCCGGCCGCCGACGCGGTCAAGATGATGTTCAAGGAAGACCTCACCCCCGAGACGGCCGACCCGCTGATCTACCGCATCGCGCCGTTCATCTCGCTGATCTGCGCGATGGGCGTGTTCGCGATCATCCCGTTCTCCGCCAACCCGGACGGCACGCTGTGGTCGGTCGGGAACGTCAACGCCGGGATCCTGTTCGTCTTCGCGCTCTCTTCGATCGGCGTCTACGGCATCTCGCTCGCGGGCTGGTCGTCGGGCTCGAAGTTCCCGCTGCTCGGCTCGGTCCGCTCGACCGCGCAGATGATCTCCTACGAGCTTTCGATGTCGATGTCGGTGATCGGCGTGCTGATCCTGGCCGGCTCGACCGCGCTCGGCGACATTGTCAACGCGCAGCTGCGGCTGTGGTTCGTCATCCCGCAGATCGTCGGTTTCTGCATCTATTTGATCACGGCGGTCGCCGAGACGAACCGCGCGCCGTTCGACCTGGTCGAAGCCGAGACCGAGCTGGTCGGCGGCTTCCACACCGAGTACTCGGGCTTGCGCTTCGGACTGTTCTTCATCGCCGAGTACCTCAACATGATCACGGTCTCGTGCCTGGCGACGCTGCTGTTCCTGGGCGGCTGGAACTCGCCGATTCCGGGACTTCCCTCGGGCGGCTTGATCGGTCTCTTGTGGTTCCTCATCAAAGCCGCGCTGTTCTTGTTCTTCTACATCTGGTTGCGCTCGACGCTGCCGCGCTTCCGCTACGACCGCCTGATGGACTTCGGCTGGAAGGTGCTGCTCCCGGTCTCGACCCTCAACTTGATTCTGACGGCGGTCGCCGTCGCGGTGTGGCCAAACCATGCGTAA
- the nuoI gene encoding NADH-quinone oxidoreductase subunit NuoI: MRKNLFNVGALVRGFTTTFSYMFKRMPTVQYPSVKKQHAPRFHGLHELRRYGDGKERCIGCELCAIACPANAITVIGAENSPADRRSPGERFASRYEIDELRCIFCGLCEEACPTDAIVLTPRFEMADYRRGAFVYAKDRLLVPPEAGAGTPPDERPNGIPADLGSVFRTKDTVDIAEGYEATHRGQVLKTQRQGLTLREGRGDGA, encoded by the coding sequence ATGCGTAAGAACCTCTTCAACGTCGGCGCGCTGGTGCGCGGCTTCACCACCACGTTCAGCTACATGTTCAAGCGGATGCCGACGGTGCAGTACCCGTCGGTGAAGAAGCAGCACGCGCCGCGCTTCCACGGCTTGCACGAGCTGCGCCGCTACGGCGACGGAAAGGAGCGCTGCATCGGCTGCGAGCTGTGCGCGATCGCCTGCCCGGCGAACGCGATCACCGTGATCGGCGCCGAGAACTCGCCCGCAGACCGCCGTTCGCCCGGCGAGCGCTTCGCATCGCGCTACGAGATCGACGAATTGCGCTGCATCTTCTGCGGGCTGTGCGAAGAGGCGTGCCCGACCGACGCGATCGTGCTGACGCCGCGCTTCGAGATGGCCGACTACCGCCGCGGCGCCTTCGTGTACGCCAAGGACCGGCTGCTGGTTCCGCCCGAGGCCGGCGCCGGCACGCCGCCCGACGAGCGCCCCAACGGAATTCCCGCCGACCTCGGCAGCGTGTTCCGCACGAAGGACACGGTCGACATCGCGGAGGGCTACGAAGCGACGCATCGCGGGCAGGTGCTGAAAACGCAGCGCCAGGGCCTGACCCTGCGCGAAGGCCGAGGTGACGGCGCGTGA
- a CDS encoding NADH-quinone oxidoreductase subunit J, with translation MIAFWILAVVLIASAVFTVSAKKPVYSVLGLLVNFVALAATYLILQAEFLAVMQIVVYSGAILILFVFVIALLSSGVRPFSVGPNRAPRIVIPAIVFALVALAAITVTALRVPIAQHAAAVTGTTGEPAAFGSVADFGAALFTTNLLPFEVTAFILMVAVIGVVLIAGDEGPAGTPRRKKRRAGTREPIVKPEPQAR, from the coding sequence GTGATCGCGTTCTGGATTCTGGCGGTCGTCTTGATCGCGAGCGCGGTCTTCACCGTGAGCGCCAAGAAGCCGGTCTACTCGGTGCTCGGGCTGCTGGTGAACTTCGTCGCGCTCGCCGCGACGTATCTCATCCTGCAAGCCGAGTTTCTGGCCGTGATGCAGATCGTCGTCTACAGCGGCGCGATCCTGATCTTGTTCGTCTTCGTCATCGCGCTGCTCTCCAGCGGCGTGCGGCCGTTCTCGGTGGGTCCGAACCGGGCGCCGCGCATCGTGATCCCGGCGATCGTCTTCGCGCTGGTCGCGCTGGCGGCGATCACGGTCACCGCGCTGCGCGTTCCGATCGCCCAGCACGCCGCGGCGGTGACCGGGACGACCGGTGAGCCGGCCGCGTTCGGCAGCGTCGCCGACTTCGGCGCCGCGCTGTTCACCACGAACCTGCTGCCGTTCGAGGTCACCGCCTTCATCCTGATGGTCGCGGTCATCGGCGTCGTCCTGATCGCCGGCGACGAAGGTCCGGCCGGTACCCCGCGCCGCAAGAAGCGCCGCGCCGGCACCCGCGAGCCGATCGTCAAACCGGAGCCGCAGGCGCGATGA
- the nuoK gene encoding NADH-quinone oxidoreductase subunit NuoK has product MTVSPESYVALSAVLFFIGVVGVIARRNPLIMLMSIELLFNAANLTLVTYARAWANNAGHVFAFLVITVAAAEAAIGLAIVMMTFRRSPHVDVDEVAALKG; this is encoded by the coding sequence ATGACCGTCTCGCCCGAGAGCTATGTGGCGCTCAGCGCGGTGCTGTTCTTCATCGGCGTCGTCGGCGTGATCGCGCGGCGGAACCCCTTGATCATGCTGATGTCGATCGAGCTCTTGTTCAACGCCGCGAACCTCACGCTGGTGACGTACGCGCGCGCCTGGGCCAACAACGCCGGCCACGTCTTCGCCTTCCTCGTCATCACCGTCGCCGCCGCCGAAGCCGCGATCGGCCTCGCGATCGTCATGATGACCTTCCGCCGCTCGCCGCACGTCGACGTCGACGAAGTCGCGGCGCTCAAAGGCTGA
- the nuoL gene encoding NADH-quinone oxidoreductase subunit L, with translation MLLYLVWLLPLFGAVVLWAFGPQLKSWGGPIGSALIGVAFVATLVLWPDGTAQGGLHVPLATWLPGWAFGLQLDRLSLIWSLIITGVGFLIHVYSIGYMDGDRAFARFFAYMNFFVFAMLTLVLSDNVIGLLVGWGLVGLASYFLIGFWFERPSAVSAARKAFVMNVVGDVGIMFAIFLIVAKIGSIGYADLFTRFGAAFTPHELFLVCLGLFIGCAAKSAQIPLHTWLPDAMEGPTPVSALIHAATMVTAGVYLIARFAPLWSASPDAQELVGVIGGLTALAGAILGCAQWDIKRILAYSTMSQIGYMIMGVGIGAYDAGVLHFFTHAFFKAQLFLGAGIVIHALADEQDVRRMGGLRKQLPFAFAAMLVGVLAICGVPGFSGFFSKDAVVYGALASGHPWLYAVGVITAGITAYYMFRLLFVTFFGQYRGEVDPSDLGLRHPELAGTAASSGHHAEEEEPHHHAPSWLMSIPVGILIVPSVLIGWLDYGPNAPWKQFFAGFFPRVPEAANVPLSEIVSTALVFVVVVIGFAVAYWRYGAPAALRESVARLRAETVRMPGVLVNAYYFDAAYEMLLVRPAYALGRLIGTVLDPHVLDAGVREAGWTAQWLGHLFRSFQTGLVRVYALSLALGVACFVVYYALAFGAGR, from the coding sequence ATGCTGCTCTATCTCGTCTGGCTCTTACCGCTCTTCGGCGCGGTGGTGCTGTGGGCGTTCGGGCCGCAGTTGAAGTCGTGGGGCGGGCCGATCGGCTCGGCGCTGATCGGCGTCGCGTTCGTCGCGACGCTCGTGCTCTGGCCCGACGGGACGGCACAAGGCGGATTGCACGTCCCGCTCGCCACCTGGCTCCCCGGCTGGGCGTTCGGGCTGCAGCTCGACCGGCTCTCGCTGATCTGGTCGCTGATCATCACCGGGGTCGGCTTCCTGATCCACGTCTACTCGATCGGCTACATGGACGGCGACCGCGCCTTCGCGCGCTTCTTCGCCTACATGAACTTCTTCGTCTTCGCGATGCTCACGCTGGTGCTCAGCGACAACGTGATCGGACTGCTCGTCGGCTGGGGCTTGGTCGGGCTCGCGTCCTACTTCCTGATCGGGTTCTGGTTCGAGCGGCCGTCGGCGGTCTCGGCGGCGCGCAAGGCGTTCGTGATGAACGTCGTCGGCGACGTCGGGATCATGTTCGCGATCTTCCTGATCGTCGCCAAGATCGGCTCGATCGGGTACGCGGACCTGTTCACCCGCTTCGGCGCGGCGTTCACGCCGCACGAGCTGTTCCTGGTGTGCCTGGGGCTGTTCATCGGCTGCGCGGCGAAGTCGGCGCAGATTCCGCTCCACACCTGGCTCCCCGACGCGATGGAAGGCCCGACCCCCGTCTCGGCACTGATCCACGCGGCGACGATGGTGACCGCCGGCGTCTACCTGATCGCGCGCTTCGCGCCGCTGTGGTCGGCCTCGCCCGACGCACAGGAGCTGGTCGGCGTGATCGGCGGCTTGACCGCGCTCGCCGGGGCGATCCTCGGCTGCGCGCAGTGGGACATCAAACGGATTCTGGCCTACTCGACGATGTCGCAGATCGGCTACATGATCATGGGCGTCGGGATCGGCGCGTACGACGCCGGCGTGCTGCACTTTTTCACCCACGCGTTCTTCAAGGCGCAGCTGTTCCTGGGCGCCGGGATCGTGATCCACGCGCTCGCCGACGAGCAGGACGTGCGCCGCATGGGCGGGCTGCGCAAACAGCTGCCGTTCGCGTTCGCCGCGATGCTGGTCGGCGTGCTGGCGATCTGCGGCGTTCCCGGTTTTAGCGGGTTCTTCTCGAAGGACGCCGTCGTCTACGGCGCGCTGGCGAGCGGGCATCCGTGGCTCTATGCGGTCGGCGTGATCACCGCGGGGATCACCGCGTACTACATGTTCCGGCTGCTGTTCGTCACGTTCTTCGGGCAGTACCGCGGCGAGGTCGATCCCTCGGACCTCGGCCTGCGCCATCCGGAGCTGGCCGGAACGGCGGCGAGCTCGGGACACCATGCGGAAGAAGAAGAGCCGCACCACCACGCGCCGTCGTGGCTCATGTCGATCCCGGTCGGGATCCTGATCGTGCCGTCGGTGCTGATCGGCTGGCTCGACTACGGACCGAACGCGCCGTGGAAGCAGTTCTTCGCCGGCTTCTTCCCGCGCGTCCCGGAGGCGGCGAACGTTCCGCTCTCGGAGATCGTCTCGACGGCGCTCGTGTTCGTCGTCGTCGTGATCGGGTTCGCGGTCGCGTACTGGCGCTACGGCGCGCCGGCCGCGCTGCGCGAATCGGTCGCGCGGCTGCGCGCGGAGACGGTGCGCATGCCGGGCGTCTTGGTGAACGCGTACTACTTCGACGCGGCGTACGAGATGCTGCTCGTCCGTCCGGCGTACGCGCTCGGCCGGCTGATCGGCACCGTGCTCGACCCGCACGTCCTCGATGCGGGCGTGCGCGAAGCCGGCTGGACGGCGCAGTGGCTCGGCCACCTGTTCCGCAGCTTCCAGACCGGGCTGGTGCGCGTCTACGCGCTCTCGCTCGCGCTCGGGGTCGCGTGCTTCGTCGTCTACTACGCGCTCGCGTTCGGAGCCGGCCGATGA
- a CDS encoding NADH-quinone oxidoreductase subunit M, translating into MTVTALVLGPVVVGFLLYAIPRANGNAARLAAAAVAALSFVLALADAHAPDASLRWLSRPFEAYFHLGFGPVSYWIVLLLSLCTFGGALALEGPRARDLAAQLLILQGAMNGVFLTKDLLLFALFWDLMLIPVFLVLIESGPYARAAWKYLIYNLAGGLALLLATAAFGVLAGTTDVIGNPSAHVAIGISWGLWIFAGFALAFLIKTPVFPFHTWMPDTYADLPAPFAAVVSAVQSKAGLYGFLVIGIPFLAPEMARAQPIMMVLGSIALIYGALAALSERDAKRIVAYSSLSHLGLILLAVFSGSSLAFAGAVVYIVAHGLFSAALFLTLGAVELREETRDLARLGGLGARNPKLAGALTLGALAALGLPGLAGFSGEILILTGLFKAGFTWPAIVALVAIVLASAYMLRMFQAIMHGPDVPDLPERRDLTWIEGLALAPLVAAFVYLGVYPAQVIALAADAARAAAPAAVTSSTNTTAEQSRAVVVR; encoded by the coding sequence ATGACGGTCACCGCCCTCGTCCTCGGTCCGGTCGTCGTCGGCTTTCTGCTGTACGCGATCCCGCGCGCGAACGGCAACGCGGCGCGCCTCGCAGCGGCCGCGGTCGCCGCGCTGAGCTTCGTGCTCGCGCTCGCCGACGCGCACGCTCCGGATGCCTCGCTGCGCTGGCTCTCGCGCCCGTTCGAAGCGTATTTCCACCTCGGCTTCGGCCCGGTATCGTACTGGATCGTGCTGCTGCTCTCGCTGTGCACGTTCGGCGGCGCGCTGGCGCTCGAAGGCCCGCGCGCGCGCGACCTCGCCGCGCAGCTGCTGATCCTGCAAGGCGCGATGAACGGCGTCTTCCTCACCAAAGACCTGCTGCTGTTCGCGCTGTTCTGGGATCTGATGCTGATCCCGGTCTTTCTGGTCTTGATCGAGAGCGGGCCGTACGCGCGCGCCGCATGGAAGTACCTGATCTACAACCTCGCCGGCGGGCTCGCGCTCTTGCTCGCGACCGCGGCGTTCGGCGTGCTGGCCGGCACGACCGACGTGATCGGCAACCCGAGCGCGCACGTCGCGATCGGCATCTCGTGGGGGCTGTGGATCTTCGCCGGGTTCGCGCTCGCGTTTCTGATCAAGACGCCGGTCTTTCCGTTCCACACCTGGATGCCGGACACGTACGCCGACTTACCGGCGCCGTTCGCCGCGGTCGTCTCGGCGGTGCAGTCGAAGGCGGGGCTGTACGGTTTCCTGGTGATCGGGATCCCGTTTCTCGCGCCCGAAATGGCGCGCGCGCAGCCGATCATGATGGTGCTGGGCTCGATCGCGCTCATCTACGGCGCGCTGGCCGCGCTCTCCGAGCGCGACGCGAAGCGGATCGTCGCCTACAGCTCGCTCTCGCACCTCGGCTTGATCCTGCTCGCCGTGTTCAGCGGCTCCTCGCTCGCGTTCGCGGGCGCGGTCGTCTACATCGTCGCGCACGGGCTGTTCAGCGCCGCGCTCTTCCTCACGCTCGGCGCGGTCGAGCTGCGCGAGGAGACGCGCGACCTGGCCCGGCTGGGCGGGCTCGGCGCGCGCAACCCGAAGCTCGCCGGCGCGCTGACGCTCGGCGCGCTCGCCGCGCTCGGACTCCCCGGGCTGGCCGGCTTCAGCGGCGAGATCCTCATCCTCACCGGTTTGTTCAAAGCCGGCTTCACCTGGCCGGCGATCGTGGCGCTGGTCGCGATCGTGCTCGCGTCGGCGTACATGCTGCGCATGTTCCAGGCGATCATGCACGGCCCGGACGTCCCCGATCTGCCGGAACGGCGTGACCTGACGTGGATCGAAGGGCTCGCGCTCGCGCCGCTCGTCGCCGCGTTCGTCTACCTCGGCGTCTACCCGGCGCAGGTGATCGCGCTCGCCGCCGACGCGGCGCGCGCGGCCGCGCCGGCCGCCGTCACCTCGAGCACCAACACCACCGCGGAGCAGTCGCGTGCCGTCGTCGTTCGCTAG